In Marisediminicola antarctica, one DNA window encodes the following:
- a CDS encoding ATP-binding protein, with product MTQTPPAPESAPAPAMRRPRAAVLGGVCAGLADHLGVPVGRMRLLAIVLTFLGGAGALLYLWLWALTPLEIPAGGGAAVHRSFPAGGGVAVHRSFPAAPVLLGLAGVSALASLVIAVGEPGADPAVEVLLTMAFAGGAVTWSLLFDRHDPRRSDRYGFQVRTASAALLLLTAVLLLLTDPRAQTAVLSVVMIIAGIGVLVAPHVVRLWTELLAERSTRFRQEGRAEVAAHLHDSVLQTLALIQNRAGASSEIARIARAQERELRDWLFAGTTPSDADFAAELREAASELELEHPVRFEVVTVGDFTDRSFPAVLAAAREAMLNAARHVGGDVSVYVELSASAIDVFVRDRGAGFDVSSVPDGRLGVRESIVGRMARHGGRASVVSSDSGTEVRLHLPLGGAQSAAGPPAVQVAAPPAAQVPQPVPAHHVAGGAQQVPAHPAAVQPAASILPANQPTPGGSA from the coding sequence GTGACCCAGACTCCCCCGGCGCCCGAGTCGGCGCCCGCACCCGCGATGCGCCGCCCGCGCGCGGCAGTGTTGGGCGGGGTCTGCGCCGGGCTCGCCGACCATCTCGGCGTGCCGGTGGGGCGGATGCGGCTGCTCGCGATCGTGCTGACGTTTCTCGGGGGCGCCGGGGCGCTGCTGTACCTGTGGCTGTGGGCGCTGACTCCGCTCGAGATTCCAGCGGGTGGCGGTGCCGCCGTGCACCGCTCCTTCCCAGCGGGTGGCGGTGTCGCCGTGCACCGCTCCTTCCCGGCCGCGCCCGTGCTGCTCGGCCTCGCCGGTGTGAGCGCCCTTGCCTCGCTGGTGATCGCGGTCGGCGAGCCCGGGGCCGACCCGGCCGTCGAGGTGCTGCTCACGATGGCCTTCGCGGGAGGCGCCGTGACCTGGAGCCTGCTGTTCGACCGGCACGACCCGCGGAGGTCGGACCGGTACGGGTTTCAGGTGCGCACAGCATCCGCGGCGCTCCTGCTCCTCACCGCGGTTCTGCTGCTGCTCACCGACCCGCGCGCGCAGACCGCCGTGCTCTCGGTCGTGATGATCATCGCCGGTATCGGCGTGCTCGTCGCCCCGCACGTCGTGCGCCTGTGGACCGAGCTCCTGGCCGAGCGCAGCACCCGGTTTCGGCAGGAGGGCCGCGCCGAGGTCGCCGCGCACCTGCACGACTCGGTGCTGCAGACCCTCGCCCTCATCCAGAACCGGGCGGGTGCCTCGAGCGAGATCGCCCGCATCGCCCGCGCCCAGGAGCGGGAGCTGCGCGACTGGCTCTTCGCTGGCACCACCCCGAGCGATGCCGACTTCGCCGCCGAGCTGCGTGAGGCGGCGTCGGAGCTCGAGCTGGAGCATCCGGTGCGCTTCGAGGTCGTCACGGTCGGCGATTTCACCGACCGGTCCTTTCCGGCGGTGCTGGCCGCCGCACGCGAGGCGATGCTGAACGCGGCCCGGCATGTCGGCGGCGATGTCTCGGTCTACGTGGAGCTGTCGGCCTCCGCGATCGACGTGTTCGTGCGCGACCGCGGCGCCGGCTTCGACGTCTCGAGCGTGCCGGATGGCCGGCTCGGCGTGCGGGAGTCGATCGTCGGCCGCATGGCCCGGCACGGCGGACGGGCGAGCGTGGTCTCGAGCGATTCGGGCACCGAGGTGCGGCTGCATCTGCCGCTGGGTGGCGCGCAGTCGGCGGCTGGGCCGCCGGCCGTGCAGGTGGCTGCGCCGCCGGCCGCGCAGGTGCCGCAGCCGGTGCCCGCGCATCACGTGGCCGGCGGCGCGCAACAGGTGCCCGCGCACCCCGCCGCCGTGCAACCCGCCGCCAGCATCCTGCCCGCCAACCAGCCGACCCCGGGAGGCTCCGCATGA
- a CDS encoding PspC domain-containing protein: protein MPTETNPENPSDQPETRPGTQSESPSGTQPEPQPQPETPPAAPSGATPPRSNRFFSWMRSLDIPRQPGWIGGVCAGIASRIGIDPIIVRGIVVVLAVLGAPLLLAYAAAWMMLPDRTGRIHAEELGRGDFEPAVAGAGLLVLLSLLPGFWFGDIGWGLPYIGGGDFGGFARAVWTLAIIAAAIWFVIWIVRRSGRGSAQQADAASPAYGQPAYGQPAYGQPAYGQPAYGQPAYSMPGSSAASSPGAFPTSAPTTASSYAPNNAPGTAATSPMATAPAGPPPTDATELAAWTAQQTRFKQERDEFVKSEEEAKRAAFAAHAEEQRRIREERAAAYREERQLTRSNPFYTLVAIGLALVVGALVTLVVGEFAFTTQGLVAGLASALAVLGAAIVINGIRGKRSGGSSGLAVVVAIALVGAGAVNGFNSVDFVAGGARFMAIAGDDTEFAPSHADGRSQDFVVGVGDAVIDLTGYWDGQTGSLPRPASVDIVGGLGDITVILPRNEFATVDPIVGWGALSTPDGDFAPGSYDLTLEFGPEGETAGATDRWLNIDVIVGAGDLTITTEGDR, encoded by the coding sequence ATGCCCACTGAAACCAACCCGGAGAACCCCTCCGACCAGCCCGAGACCCGTCCCGGGACCCAGTCCGAGAGCCCGTCCGGCACCCAGCCCGAGCCCCAGCCCCAGCCCGAGACCCCCCCGGCCGCCCCCTCCGGCGCTACCCCGCCCCGCAGCAACCGCTTCTTCTCGTGGATGCGCTCGCTCGACATCCCGCGTCAGCCCGGCTGGATCGGCGGCGTCTGCGCCGGCATCGCCAGCCGTATCGGCATCGACCCGATCATCGTGCGCGGCATCGTGGTCGTCCTTGCCGTGCTCGGCGCCCCGCTGCTGCTCGCCTACGCGGCGGCGTGGATGATGCTGCCCGACCGGACCGGCCGGATCCACGCCGAGGAGCTCGGCCGCGGAGACTTCGAGCCTGCTGTCGCGGGTGCCGGACTGCTCGTGCTGCTCTCCCTGCTGCCAGGCTTCTGGTTCGGCGACATCGGCTGGGGTCTGCCCTACATCGGTGGCGGCGACTTCGGCGGCTTCGCCCGCGCCGTCTGGACGCTCGCGATCATCGCGGCCGCGATCTGGTTCGTGATCTGGATCGTCCGCCGATCGGGACGCGGCTCGGCGCAACAGGCGGATGCCGCGTCACCCGCCTACGGGCAGCCCGCCTATGGGCAGCCCGCCTATGGGCAGCCCGCCTATGGGCAGCCCGCCTACGGGCAGCCCGCCTACTCGATGCCGGGCTCGTCCGCAGCATCCAGCCCGGGCGCATTCCCGACCAGCGCGCCAACCACCGCCTCAAGCTACGCGCCGAACAACGCCCCCGGTACCGCCGCCACCTCGCCGATGGCCACAGCCCCGGCGGGCCCGCCGCCGACCGACGCGACCGAGCTCGCAGCCTGGACGGCGCAGCAGACGCGGTTCAAGCAGGAACGCGACGAGTTCGTCAAATCCGAGGAGGAGGCCAAACGCGCGGCATTCGCAGCGCACGCCGAGGAGCAGCGCCGCATCCGCGAGGAGCGCGCCGCCGCCTACCGAGAGGAGCGCCAGCTCACCCGGTCGAATCCGTTCTACACGCTCGTCGCGATCGGCCTCGCACTCGTCGTCGGCGCGCTGGTCACCCTCGTGGTCGGCGAATTCGCGTTCACCACCCAGGGACTGGTTGCCGGCCTTGCCTCGGCGCTCGCCGTGCTCGGCGCCGCCATCGTGATCAACGGCATCCGCGGCAAGCGCAGCGGTGGGTCGAGCGGGCTCGCCGTCGTGGTCGCCATTGCACTCGTCGGGGCCGGTGCCGTGAATGGGTTCAACTCCGTGGACTTCGTTGCGGGAGGGGCCCGGTTCATGGCGATCGCCGGCGACGACACCGAGTTCGCGCCAAGCCACGCAGACGGCCGCTCCCAGGACTTCGTCGTCGGGGTCGGCGACGCGGTGATCGACCTGACCGGCTACTGGGACGGCCAGACGGGCTCGCTCCCGCGCCCCGCGAGCGTCGACATTGTCGGCGGGCTCGGCGACATCACGGTGATCCTGCCCAGGAACGAGTTCGCCACCGTCGACCCCATCGTCGGCTGGGGCGCACTCAGCACGCCCGACGGCGACTTCGCCCCCGGTAGCTACGACCTGACGCTCGAGTTCGGGCCCGAGGGCGAGACCGCTGGTGCCACCGACCGCTGGCTGAACATCGACGTCATCGTGGGCGCCGGAGACCTGACCATCACCACCGAAGGAGACCGCTGA
- a CDS encoding alpha/beta hydrolase: MKVAAGTHARVLAACVGLVIVLSACAPTGDDSEQVEREPVPFPVVQTYPDIDVIENLAYGAGPDAGGAEILVDVCLPEVATNPASVTVDPAAASGEAVSGEALSSEALSSASASSASATDETIPGEAITASTARAAVLSVHGGSWRQGDKADLYWRSACQWLASEGFVAISVNYRLAPANPYPAAIDDLRQVVRWLRDDAQVERFDIDPDRIGAFGGSAGGNLVSLLGLEGTGDLTEGSRVAAVVNLSGPIDLTTNGFALGGVVPAFRQVQLDYLGCASYTDCPQALPASPLYSIDGSDPPFFVGHSLEEMIPVKQSDALVELLRGAGVDTTYLNVEGNLHSIAMLDDPIRLQIADWLRDKLKP; encoded by the coding sequence ATGAAGGTCGCGGCTGGCACGCATGCCCGCGTGCTGGCGGCGTGCGTCGGTCTGGTCATCGTGCTGTCGGCATGCGCTCCGACCGGCGATGACTCCGAGCAGGTCGAGCGCGAGCCGGTGCCGTTCCCGGTGGTGCAGACCTACCCCGACATCGACGTGATCGAGAACCTCGCCTATGGAGCGGGGCCGGATGCCGGTGGCGCTGAGATTCTCGTGGACGTCTGCCTTCCCGAGGTGGCGACCAACCCGGCATCCGTCACGGTCGACCCCGCGGCGGCAAGCGGCGAGGCTGTCAGCGGCGAGGCGCTCAGCAGTGAGGCGCTCAGCAGTGCGTCCGCCAGCAGTGCGTCCGCCACGGACGAGACCATACCCGGCGAGGCCATCACCGCGTCGACTGCCCGCGCCGCGGTGCTGTCGGTGCACGGTGGCAGCTGGCGGCAGGGCGACAAGGCGGATCTCTACTGGCGCAGCGCCTGCCAGTGGCTCGCCTCGGAGGGATTCGTCGCCATCTCGGTCAACTACCGCCTCGCCCCGGCGAACCCGTACCCCGCCGCGATCGACGACCTGCGCCAGGTTGTGCGCTGGCTGCGGGACGACGCGCAGGTCGAGAGGTTCGACATCGACCCCGACCGGATCGGCGCATTCGGCGGCTCGGCCGGAGGCAACCTCGTCTCGCTGCTCGGCCTCGAGGGCACGGGCGACCTCACCGAAGGCTCGAGGGTCGCGGCGGTCGTCAACCTCAGCGGGCCGATCGACCTCACGACGAACGGGTTCGCGCTGGGCGGTGTCGTGCCCGCGTTCCGCCAGGTGCAGCTCGACTATCTCGGCTGCGCCAGCTACACAGACTGCCCTCAGGCGCTGCCGGCGTCACCTCTCTATTCGATCGACGGGAGCGATCCGCCGTTCTTCGTCGGCCACTCGCTGGAGGAGATGATCCCGGTGAAGCAGTCGGATGCCCTCGTCGAGCTGCTCCGCGGGGCCGGCGTCGACACGACCTACCTCAACGTTGAGGGAAATCTGCACTCGATCGCGATGCTCGACGACCCGATCAGGCTGCAGATCGCGGACTGGCTGCGGGACAAGCTCAAGCCGTAG
- a CDS encoding integrase catalytic domain-containing protein, translated as MTQRQAVTKKKALAYRSADRAGKSRILTELVELTGWHRDYARAALRSALTLKAVKPRAGRAPTYGPAVTGALVRCWAVLRAPAGKRLAPMLPVLVPLLRRDNELDLTDAEAALLVRMSAATIDRRLAPERAKLLSRGRSHTKPGTLLKSQIPIRTWADWDDAVPGFVEIDLVGHEGGNASGEFCFTLTVTDIATGWTVNRSVKNKAEKWVFEALMHVRRVFPFPIIGIDSDNGSEFINHHLFDYCVANKITFTRSRASHSNDGAHVEQKNWTHVRELVGYHRYDTPAELALLNEIWELDRVFTNYLLPQQKLVFKQRTGAKVTKRYDTATTPHQRAIAREDMRKMPIIRMNAEFKRVHPAAQSRKILALTGQLETLALAKKPAAVKPPVNQTFSG; from the coding sequence ATGACGCAGCGGCAGGCTGTGACGAAGAAGAAAGCGCTCGCGTACCGGAGCGCCGACCGGGCCGGCAAGTCCCGGATACTGACCGAGCTGGTGGAGCTGACCGGGTGGCATCGCGACTACGCCCGGGCCGCGTTGCGGTCGGCGTTGACGCTCAAGGCAGTCAAGCCCAGGGCGGGGCGGGCGCCGACCTACGGTCCGGCGGTGACGGGGGCTCTGGTGAGGTGCTGGGCGGTGCTGCGGGCGCCGGCTGGGAAGCGCCTCGCGCCGATGCTGCCGGTGCTGGTGCCGTTGCTGCGCCGCGATAACGAGCTCGACCTCACCGATGCCGAGGCGGCCCTGCTGGTGCGGATGAGCGCGGCGACGATCGATCGGCGGCTCGCGCCGGAGCGGGCGAAGCTGCTCTCTCGCGGTCGGTCACATACCAAGCCCGGGACGCTGCTGAAGTCGCAGATCCCGATCCGAACCTGGGCCGACTGGGACGACGCGGTCCCGGGGTTCGTGGAGATCGATCTGGTCGGCCACGAGGGCGGGAACGCGTCGGGCGAGTTCTGTTTCACCCTGACGGTCACTGACATCGCGACCGGGTGGACGGTGAACCGGTCGGTCAAGAACAAGGCCGAGAAATGGGTGTTTGAGGCGCTCATGCACGTGCGCCGGGTGTTCCCCTTCCCGATCATCGGCATCGATTCGGACAACGGGTCCGAGTTCATCAACCACCACCTGTTCGACTACTGCGTGGCGAACAAGATCACCTTCACCAGGTCGCGGGCGAGTCACAGCAACGACGGCGCCCACGTCGAGCAGAAGAACTGGACCCACGTGCGCGAACTCGTCGGCTACCACCGCTACGACACCCCGGCAGAGCTGGCCCTGCTGAACGAGATCTGGGAACTCGACCGGGTGTTCACGAACTACCTCCTGCCGCAACAGAAGCTCGTGTTCAAGCAACGCACCGGCGCGAAAGTGACCAAACGGTACGACACCGCGACCACCCCGCACCAGCGCGCCATCGCCCGCGAAGACATGCGGAAGATGCCGATCATCAGAATGAACGCCGAGTTCAAACGAGTCCACCCCGCAGCCCAGTCCCGGAAGATCCTCGCGCTCACCGGACAGCTCGAAACCCTCGCGCTGGCGAAGAAACCCGCGGCCGTGAAACCGCCCGTTAATCAGACATTCAGCGGCTGA
- a CDS encoding DEAD/DEAH box helicase: MPDYKKPNNNKFESRKPASSSAPGSRSEGHRGFHGDAAPAKKRWTNNDRAARSGDRPASNDRRPDWNPRERPAYNDRPNRGGSGDRPQRNDRPNTNDRAPRSNDRPSYGDRPQRNDRPSYGDRPQRNDRPSYGDRAQRTERPSYGDRPQRTERPSYGERTERPSYNDRPARTERPSYGDRPQRTERPSHGDRPATNDRAPRTNFNDRDRPQRTERPSYGDRPERSSYGDRSARTERPSYGDRPERTERPSYGDRPERSSYSDRSARTERPSYNDRPARTERPSYNDRPSQDDRPKRAWEDRAPRNNFDERPQRRTSDLYPSRDAKSGPHEDVVLERLEAKVITAGDVEGKTFGDLGLGDNITRQLATMGAAAPFPIQAATIPDVLAGKDVLGRGKTGSGKTIAFGAPLVERLMENNGGKGRKPGRKPRALILAPTRELAMQINRTVEPIARSVGLFTTTIVGGVPQFKQVSTLQRGVDIVIATPGRVEDLIEQGRLDLSEVIVTVLDEADHMCDLGFLEPVQRILTSTAKGGQKLLFSATLDKGVATLVKQFLKDPAVHEVAGEDQASSTIDHKVLLIEQRDKRAIIEQLASGAGKTLIFARTRAFAEELADQLEDAGVPATSLHGDLNQSRRTRNLQLLTSGRVNVLVATDVAARGIHVDDITLVIQADAPDEYKSYLHRAGRTGRAGKVGTVVTLVSKSRKRRMDELLGRAEIRATSVAARPGDALLDELAAL, encoded by the coding sequence ATGCCTGATTACAAGAAGCCGAACAACAACAAGTTTGAGTCGCGCAAGCCGGCCTCCTCGTCTGCCCCCGGCAGCCGCAGCGAAGGCCACCGTGGATTCCACGGCGACGCCGCTCCCGCCAAGAAGCGCTGGACCAACAACGACCGCGCCGCGCGCAGCGGAGACCGTCCCGCATCGAACGACCGCCGTCCCGACTGGAACCCGCGCGAGCGTCCCGCCTACAACGACCGCCCGAACCGCGGCGGCTCCGGTGACCGTCCGCAGCGCAACGACCGCCCGAACACCAACGACCGCGCCCCGCGCAGCAACGACCGCCCGTCGTACGGCGATCGTCCGCAGCGCAACGACCGCCCTTCGTACGGCGACCGTCCGCAGCGCAACGACCGCCCGTCCTACGGAGATCGCGCGCAGCGGACCGAGCGTCCGTCGTACGGTGACCGCCCGCAGCGGACCGAGCGCCCGTCGTACGGCGAGCGCACCGAGCGCCCCAGCTACAACGACCGTCCGGCCCGCACCGAGCGCCCGAGCTATGGCGACCGCCCGCAGCGCACCGAGCGCCCGTCGCACGGCGACCGCCCGGCCACGAACGACCGTGCCCCGCGCACCAACTTCAACGACCGCGACCGCCCGCAGCGCACCGAGCGTCCCTCTTACGGCGACCGCCCGGAGCGCTCGTCCTACGGCGACCGCTCGGCTCGCACCGAGCGTCCGAGCTACGGAGACCGCCCCGAGCGCACCGAGCGCCCGAGCTACGGCGACCGCCCGGAGCGCTCGTCCTACAGCGACCGCTCTGCCCGCACTGAGCGTCCCTCCTACAACGACCGTCCGGCTCGCACCGAGCGTCCGTCGTACAACGACCGTCCCTCGCAGGACGACCGTCCGAAGCGCGCCTGGGAAGACCGTGCGCCGCGCAACAACTTCGACGAGCGTCCCCAGCGCCGCACGTCCGACCTGTACCCGAGCCGCGACGCCAAGAGCGGCCCGCACGAAGACGTGGTGCTCGAGCGCCTCGAAGCCAAGGTGATCACCGCCGGTGACGTCGAGGGCAAGACCTTCGGCGACCTCGGCCTCGGCGACAACATCACCCGCCAGCTGGCCACGATGGGAGCGGCCGCGCCGTTCCCGATCCAGGCCGCGACGATTCCGGATGTGCTCGCCGGCAAGGACGTGCTCGGTCGCGGCAAGACCGGCTCCGGCAAGACGATCGCCTTCGGCGCTCCTCTCGTCGAGCGCCTAATGGAGAACAACGGCGGCAAGGGACGCAAGCCGGGCCGCAAGCCCCGCGCGCTGATCCTCGCCCCGACCCGTGAGCTCGCGATGCAGATCAACCGTACCGTCGAGCCGATCGCCCGCTCGGTCGGCCTGTTCACCACGACCATCGTCGGCGGAGTGCCGCAGTTCAAGCAGGTCTCCACCCTGCAGCGCGGCGTCGACATCGTCATCGCGACCCCTGGCCGCGTCGAAGACCTCATCGAGCAGGGACGCCTCGACCTCAGCGAGGTCATCGTCACCGTTCTCGACGAGGCCGACCACATGTGCGACCTCGGGTTCCTCGAGCCCGTCCAGCGCATCCTGACCTCGACCGCGAAGGGCGGCCAGAAGCTGCTCTTCTCGGCCACGCTCGACAAGGGCGTCGCGACGCTCGTCAAGCAGTTCCTCAAGGACCCGGCCGTGCACGAGGTCGCCGGTGAAGACCAGGCCTCCTCCACGATCGACCACAAGGTTCTGCTCATCGAGCAGCGCGACAAGCGCGCGATCATCGAGCAGCTCGCATCCGGTGCAGGCAAGACCCTCATCTTCGCCCGCACCCGTGCGTTCGCCGAGGAGCTCGCCGACCAGCTCGAAGACGCCGGCGTTCCCGCCACGTCGCTGCACGGTGACCTCAACCAGTCGCGCCGTACCCGCAACCTGCAGCTGCTCACCAGCGGCCGCGTCAACGTGCTCGTCGCGACGGACGTCGCGGCCCGCGGCATCCACGTGGATGACATCACCTTGGTGATCCAGGCCGACGCACCAGACGAGTACAAGTCGTACCTGCACCGCGCCGGCCGTACGGGTCGCGCGGGCAAGGTCGGAACCGTCGTCACGCTCGTCTCCAAGTCGCGCAAGCGTCGCATGGACGAGCTGCTCGGCCGCGCCGAGATCCGCGCCACGTCGGTCGCCGCTCGCCCCGGCGACGCGCTGCTCGACGAGCTCGCCGCGCTGTAA
- a CDS encoding nucleoside-diphosphate sugar epimerase/dehydratase encodes MSDYAMGKMQSLYSNGPLTRFGTQYAFDAVAWTASILLAVLLRYDFAVDRINWISILLLCIAASALQFGAGFLFYLYRGRHPYGSFAEVRALSFVVLLTTTILAFPLLGLGPTFEIPRSTIFIAAPIAFLAMGVVRYVKRLILERANRPLGHTDRALVYGAGYLGSTIVRRMVTDRESPYLPVGLLDDDPKKRNLWLHGIRVQGTVLDLAYAVRTTRATVLVVAIGRADSTLLREISDAALHVGVAVKVLPPLEEVLDGKSRLKDLRDVSIEDLIGRHPVDTEVESIAGYLQGMRVLVTGAGGSIGSELCRQISRFGPSELIMLDHDETGLQSTQLSILGHGLLDTRDVVLASIRDRDALERIFEERRPDVVFHAAALKHLPMLEQYPDEAWKSNVLGTRNVLEAAEAVNVGTFVNISTDKAANPTSVLGHSKRVAEKLTAWSAQKTGLRYLSVRFGNVIGSRGSMLPIFTSIIEAGGPLTITHRDVTRFFMTIPEACQLVVQAGGIGRPGEVLILDMGEPVRILDVAQRMIDMSGKDIAIVYTGLRPGEKLHEELIGVGETDHRPIHPQISHTSIDWIDPLDLDRAQWEARCRAASVAGFAGSPIAGGSWT; translated from the coding sequence ATGAGCGACTACGCGATGGGCAAGATGCAGTCGCTGTACAGCAACGGTCCGCTGACGAGATTCGGCACGCAGTACGCGTTCGACGCCGTGGCGTGGACCGCCTCGATACTTCTGGCCGTATTGCTGCGTTACGACTTCGCCGTCGACCGTATCAACTGGATCTCGATCCTCCTCCTGTGCATCGCCGCCAGCGCGCTCCAGTTCGGGGCAGGCTTCCTCTTCTATCTCTACCGGGGGCGACACCCCTACGGCAGCTTCGCCGAGGTGCGCGCTCTCTCGTTCGTGGTTCTGCTGACCACCACGATTTTGGCGTTTCCGCTTCTCGGGCTGGGTCCGACATTCGAGATCCCGCGAAGCACGATCTTCATAGCTGCGCCCATCGCGTTTCTCGCGATGGGCGTCGTGCGCTACGTGAAGAGGCTCATCCTTGAGCGGGCGAACCGCCCCTTGGGCCACACCGACCGCGCGCTCGTCTACGGCGCGGGCTACCTCGGGTCCACCATCGTGCGTCGCATGGTCACCGACCGCGAATCCCCCTACCTGCCGGTGGGGCTTCTCGACGATGACCCCAAGAAGCGCAATCTCTGGCTCCACGGCATCCGGGTGCAGGGAACGGTGCTCGACCTCGCCTACGCAGTGCGGACCACTCGGGCGACGGTGCTCGTGGTGGCGATCGGGAGAGCGGATTCGACCCTGCTGCGGGAGATTTCGGATGCCGCGCTTCACGTAGGCGTCGCCGTGAAGGTGCTCCCGCCGCTCGAGGAGGTGCTCGACGGCAAGTCGCGGTTGAAAGACCTGCGCGATGTCTCGATCGAAGACCTCATCGGCCGGCATCCGGTCGACACCGAGGTCGAGTCGATCGCAGGCTACCTGCAGGGCATGCGGGTTCTCGTCACCGGTGCCGGCGGGTCGATCGGCTCGGAGCTGTGCCGACAGATCTCCCGGTTCGGTCCGAGCGAGCTCATCATGCTCGACCACGACGAGACCGGGCTGCAGAGCACCCAGCTGTCGATTCTCGGGCACGGGCTGCTCGATACCCGCGACGTCGTGCTCGCCTCGATCCGCGATCGGGATGCCCTCGAGCGCATCTTCGAGGAGCGCCGGCCCGACGTGGTCTTCCACGCCGCGGCCCTCAAGCACCTGCCCATGCTCGAGCAGTACCCCGACGAGGCGTGGAAGTCGAACGTGCTCGGCACGCGCAACGTGCTCGAGGCGGCCGAGGCCGTCAACGTGGGCACCTTCGTGAACATCTCCACCGACAAGGCGGCGAACCCGACGAGCGTGCTCGGCCACTCGAAGCGCGTGGCCGAGAAGCTCACCGCCTGGTCGGCGCAGAAGACCGGACTGCGCTACCTGTCGGTGCGCTTCGGCAACGTGATCGGCAGCCGCGGCTCGATGCTGCCGATCTTTACCTCCATCATCGAGGCCGGCGGACCGCTCACCATCACCCACCGCGACGTGACGCGCTTCTTCATGACGATCCCGGAGGCCTGCCAGCTCGTGGTGCAGGCCGGCGGAATCGGGCGTCCCGGCGAGGTGCTGATCCTCGACATGGGAGAGCCCGTGCGCATCCTCGATGTCGCGCAGCGCATGATCGACATGTCGGGCAAAGACATCGCCATCGTCTACACGGGCCTGCGTCCCGGCGAGAAGCTGCATGAAGAGCTCATCGGTGTGGGCGAGACGGACCATCGCCCGATCCACCCGCAGATCTCGCACACGTCGATCGACTGGATCGACCCGCTGGACTTGGATAGGGCCCAGTGGGAAGCGCGTTGCCGAGCCGCGTCGGTAGCAGGGTTTGCGGGCTCACCGATTGCCGGTGGCTCCTGGACATGA